One stretch of Cygnus olor isolate bCygOlo1 chromosome 1, bCygOlo1.pri.v2, whole genome shotgun sequence DNA includes these proteins:
- the ZFX gene encoding zinc finger X-chromosomal protein: MDEDGLELQPHEPNAFFDPTGADAAHMDGDQIVVEVQETVFVSDVVDSDITVHNFVPDDPDSVVIQDVIEDVVIEDVQCPDIMEEPDVSETVIIPEQVLDTDVAEEVSLAHCTVPDDVLASDITAEAMSIPEHVLTSESMHVPEVGHVEHVVHDNVEETDIVTDTLGTDVVSEEVLVADCASEAVIDANGIPVEHQDEKGNCEDYLMISLDDAGKIEHEGSAEITMEAESESGSCKVDGICPEVIKVYIFKADPGEDDLGGTVDVVESEPENDHAVGLLDQNSSIRIPREKMVYMTVNDSQHEDEDLNVAEIADEVYMEVIVGEEDAAVAHEQQIDDNEIKTFMPIAWAAAYGNNSDGIESRNGTASALLHIDESAGLGRLAKQKPKKKRRPESRQYQTAIIIGPDGHPLTVYPCMICGKKFKSRGFLKRHMKNHPEHLLTKKKYRCTDCDYTTNKKISLHNHLESHKLTNKTEKLIERDECGKSFSHAGALFTHKMVHRDKGVNKMHKCKFCDYETAEQGLLNHHLLAVHSKNFPHICVECGKGFRHPSELKKHMRIHTGEKPYQCQYCEYRSADSSNLKTHVKTKHSKETSSKCDICFQTFTDTKELQQHTLMHQESKTHQCLHCDHKSSNSSDLKRHIISVHTKDYPHKCDMCDKGFHRPSELKKHVAAHKGKKLHQCRHCDFKIADPFILSRHILSVHTKDLPFRCKRCRKGFRQQNELKKHMKTHSGRKVYQCEYCEYSTTDASGFKRHVISIHTKDYPHRCEYCKKGFRRPSEKNQHIMRHHKDVGLP, encoded by the exons ATGGATGAAGATGGGCTTGAATTGCAGCCACATGAGCCAAATGCGTTTTTTGATCCAACAG GAGCTGATGCAGCACATATGGACGGAGATCAGATTGTTGTGGAAGTACAGGAAACAGTATTTGTTTCAGATGTAGTCGACTCAGATATAACCGTACATAATTTTGTTCCTGATGATCCAGATTCTGTAGTAATCCAAGATGTCATTGAGGATGTTGTTATCGAGGATGTTCAGTGCCCAGATATTATGGAGGAGCCAGACGTATCTGAAACTGTCATTATTCCTGAACAAGTGCTGGACACAGACGTAGCTGAAGAGGTTTCTTTGGCTCATTGCACTGTCCCAGATGATGTTCTAGCTTCTGACATAACAGCAGAAGCAATGTCAATACCAGAACATGTACTGACGAGCGAGTCAATGCATGTACCTGAAGTTGGACATGTAGAACATGTAGTTCATGATAATGTTGAAGAAACAGATATTGTCACCGATACTCTGGGAACAGATGttgtttctgaagaagttttggtggcagacTGTGCATCAGAAGCAGTGATTGATGCCAATGGAATCCCTGTGGAACATCAAGACGAGAAGGGCAACTGTGAAGATTACCTGATGATTTCTT TGGATGATGCCGGTAAGATAGAACACGAAGGTTCTGCTGAAATTACCATGGAGGCAGAGTCAGAAAGCGGCTCTTGTAAAGTGGATGGCATTTGTCCAGAAGTCATCAAGGTCTATATATTCAAAGCAGATCCTGGAGAAGATGATTTAG GGGGCACGGTAGATGTTGTCGAGAGTGAGCCAGAAAATGATCACGCAGTTGGCTTACTTGATCAAAATAGCAGTATTCGTATTCCAAGGGAGAAAATGGTTTACATGACTGTAAATGATTCTCAGCACGAAGACGAAGATTTAA atgtTGCGGAAATAGCTGATGAGGTTTATATGGAAGTAATTGTAGGAGAGGAGGATGCAGCAGTGGCCCATGAACAGCAAATTGATGACAACGAAATTAAAACTTTCATGCCCATAGCATGGGCAGCAGCTTATG GTAATAATAGTGATGGCATTGAAAGTCGGAATGGCACTGCAAGTGCTCTTTTGCACATAGATGAGTCAGCTGGACTTGGGAGACTGGCTAAGCAaaaaccaaagaagaaaaggaggccTGAGTCTAGGCAGTATCAAACAG caatAATCATTGGCCCCGATGGTCATCCATTGACAGTCTACCCCTGTATGATTTGTGGAAAGAAGTTCAAGTCTAGAGGTTTCTTGAAAAGGCACATGAAAAACCACCCGGAGCACCTTCttactaagaaaaaatacagatgcacAGACTGTGATTACACTACgaataagaaaataagtttaCATAACCACTTGGAGAGTCATAAGCTGaccaacaaaacagaaaagcttattGAGCGTGATGAGTGTGGGAAAAGCTTCTCTCACGCAGGAGCTTTATTTACACACAAGATGGTGCACAGGGACAAAGGAGTCAATAAAATGCACAAGTGCAAATTCTGCGACTATGAGACAGCAGAACAAGGATTACTGAATCATCACCTTCTAGCTGTCCACAGCAAGAACTTTCCTCACATTTGCGTAGAGTGTGGCAAGGGATTTCGTCATCCGTCGGAGCTCAAGAAGCACATGCGAATCCACACTGGTGAAAAACCCTACCAGTGCCAATATTGTGAATACCGATCTGCCGACTCTTCTAACTTGAAAACTCACGTAAAGACTAAACACAGTAAGGAAACGTCGTCCAAGTGCGATATTTGTTTCCAGACTTTTACAGATACCAAAGAGCTACAGCAGCATACACTTATGCATCAAGAAAGTAAAACACACCAGTGTTTGCATTGTGACCATAAGAGCTCAAACTCGAGTGATCTGAAACGACACATAATTTCAGTCCACACAAAAGACTATCCTCATAAGTGTGATATGTGTGATAAAGGCTTTCATAGGCCTTCGGAACTGAAAAAACACGTGGCGGCTCACAAGGGTAAAAAATTGCACCAATGCAGACATTGTGACTTTAAGATTGCAGATCCGTTTATTCTGAGTCGCCACATACTCTCAGTTCACACAAAGGATCTTCCATTCAGGTGCAAGAGATGTAGAAAGGGCTTTAGGCAACAAAATGAGCtgaaaaaacacatgaaaacacaCAGTGGCAGGAAAGTTTATCAATGTGAGTACTGTGAGTATAGCACTACAGACGCCTCAGGCTTCAAACGGCATGTTATTTCCATTCATACAAAAGACTACCCTCACCGTTGTGAGTATTGCAAGAAAGGTTTCCGAAGGCCTTCAGAGAAGAACCAGCACATTATGCGGCATCATAAAGATGTTGGGCTGCCTTAA